The Desulfobacteraceae bacterium genome includes the window TTTTAACGCCCTGCGGCGCCTCAACCCCCGGGCCAGGATCGTTGCCCTCATCCGGGACCGTTACATACCCATGTTTCGCACCAACCCCGACCTCGATGGGATCATCCCCCACAGGAAAGGGTGGGCCGGCTTTCTTCACAATCTGAACGCCCTAAAAAAAGAAAACTTCGACGCCGCCTTCGTGTTTCACGTTTCCGACCCCGGCCCGGTCGGGTTGGCGGCCCTGGCCGGAATCCCCTTTATCGCCGGCAAGTCCCTGCACCCGCCCTTCGACCCCTTGTTTACCCTGCGCACCTTTCCCGACTACAGCCGTCACACCATCGCGCGCCGCTTGGCGATTCTGCGGCTGATGTACCCCGGTTTCAGCGATTGGCCCACCCGCCTGGTGCTCCCGCAGAAAAAAGAGGAGACGGATCGTGCCCGCCAAAAAATGGGTGCCATGTGGGGCCGCGCAGGCCATCGAGGGCCCGTGGTCGGGTTGCAGCCGGGGGCCAGCCGCCCCTATAAAATCTGGCCCCAGGAGAGATTCGTTGACCTCGCCCGCAGGCTCCTGGCCACCGCCCCCGATCTGAACATCCTCATTCTCGGCGACAAATCCGAAGCTGCACTGGGTAAGGCGATTGCGGACGGGGTCGAGGCACCCGGGAGAATTGTCTCGCTTTGCGGGCAGACCCGTATCGCGGAATTGCCGGCGGTCATCTCCGGCCTTGACTTTTTGGTCACCAATGACACCGGATCGTTGCACATCGCGATTGCCGTCGGCACGCCGACCCTCTCCCTCTTCGCCGCCACCGATCCCGGCAGCTCGGGGCCCTACCAGGACCAAGAGCGGCATATCGTGATCGCCAAGCCAAAGCCCTGCGGGTCCGGCTGCGTTCACAAGAAATGTCCCCTCAAGCCATCCTGCATGACCCAGATCACGGTGGCTGAGGTTTACCAGAGGGCTGTCGCAATGCTGGCAAAACCCTCCGGGCGGCTGGCCCTTCCGACCGCCGAAAAAATCGGGGTACGCCCCTAAACTCTTTTCATCGGAATGCGCCCGCCGCAAAGGGGAACACGATTCCTTCACCCAATGCCGACGCATCAAAAAACAGAACCTTGAAAGACGCCCCCACCCATCACCCCCCGGAAAGCGCCCAACAAGGTCCGCCATCTTTACAGACCCTGACAGCGGCCAGATGGGAATTGGCACCCGGCATAACGGGTGAGGCGCTCCTGCGGCACCTGGGCGGCGCGGGCTGGCACACCGTCCAGACCAGGCCGGCCAGGACCGTATACGGGGCGGGCGATTTTTTCGTGAAAGTTTATCTTTTTAGGGGCCCCCTGCAGCGTCTCAAACAAAAATGGCGCGACGCCGCCGTCAAAGAGTGGGATATTGCCAGGCAAATCTTCGGGTGCTGTCGGGGCACACCCGAGCCGGCGGCAGTGGGGCTTGCCCGCGACAGCTCCTATTTTATCAACCGTTCGGTAGCCCCCTGCCACACCCTGGGCACGTTTATCGACCTCAAATGGGAAGGGCTCAGCAGACGGCAGCGATACCGGCTGGCCGATAATTTTAGCGCCTTCATGCTGGCCATTTATAACTGCGGCCTGTTTCAAACCGATTACAACCTGGGCAACCTCTTGATCCAGGATGAAACCTGGAAATTTTTCATCATCGACATGCAGGCAGCCCGGATCAAAAAGCGGGGCTTTTTAAATACCGAGGAAATCGCCGCCAATCTTTCTTTTTTACTCCCCGTTTTCCCCAGGATTGAAAACCGCTGCAAGCTTCGCTTCTTTGCCACGCTGACGCGCCATCATCCCGAATTGCGAAAACACCTCTGGCGCATTCAGCAAAAGGCCTTCCAAAAAATGCGCACCCACTGGTTGAAAAAGGGCGTACGAAATCTTAAAAAATCAGCTCTTCAGAATTATGTCGACAACACCGAGGGGGTTCGGGGTTATGTTGACCCTTCGATCGCGCCCGGACTGCGAAATCACCTCACGGCAACCCCCGGCAGGCTTTTTGAATTTACCGAAAAAACTTTGAAAAACTCGAAACGCGCAAAACTGGCCGCGATTCGGTTTGAAGGCCGCCGCTACATTTTAAAACGCTACAATGTCAAAGACTGGCGCCATCGCCTCAAGCGTTTGCTGGCCCCTTCGCTCGCCTGGAAAATATGGAAAGCCAGCCGCTCGATGGAAATGAGAGCCATCCCCACATCCCGCCTCCTGGCCGCCGTGGATGTCGGCAAAGGCTTCGGTTACCGCTGTTCATATGCCCTGTATGCCTATATCGACGGGGTTTCCGAGGGCTTCCGCGACCTTCAGGGCGCTTTCACCGATGACCAGAAACGCCCCTGGGTGATGCGGTGCCTGGCCCGCTTGACCTGGGAACTCCACCAAAAGGGCGTCCAACATGGCGATTTGAAACTCAGCAATATCATTTGGCCTTGCGATGGGAAGAAGGGCCCCCTCAGGGTGATCGATCTGGATGCGGCACGCTTTGTTCGATGCCTAAGGGACGGACAGCGTATTTCGGACCTCAAAAACCTGGCCTCCTATTTTTTGATGATGGACCCCGACCCCGCCAAAACCGATCTTCTTTTTCATGCATATGTCAATTTGCACCTTCCCTGGCGGCATCGGCGGGAGCGACTCTACCGGTCGTTTCGCAGAAAAACCCTGCGGCAATTCGGCCACCGGTTAAAACGGGAGATTTCCCGATCCCCGTCTCCCAAGCAGGCAGTTTAGATACTGTGAAGCGCTAAAACTCAAAGAATGAGCAGCGAACACCCTGCCGGCGAGTATCTGCAACCGATTCCGTTAAAGGTCTGACAAATGAAAAACACAATCCTGTATTTTTTGGATGATCCCAGCCGGGACAAGCATTTTCATCAATACATTCTGGCTGGCTTAGTAGATGCCGGCTTCAACCCCGTCGTGACCTACTTTTGGACAGCCCCCGATCGCCGCAGCAGTCTGCAGGAAGCCGGTTTTGAGATTTTGGACCTGGGCTGTACGCCAAAATCATACAAAGGGTTTCACCCCTCATTAGTGGCTAAGATCGCAAGGGCATTGAAAACCCAGCATGCCATCGCCGCCCATGTCCAGCGCCACCATCCCCTGATTTATCTCGCCATTGCAGCCCGATGGACCGGGTTGCCAGGCCTTTTTTACACGATACGCATTGCCAAATTGATACGCACCATCAGCCGGCGCTTGGCGTTTCGCCTTATTTCAGCCCAGATATCTCAGGTCATCGCCGTCAGCGAAGGCGTCAAAAATGATTTTCTCCATCGCACGGGAATGGCTGCGAGCAAGGTAGTTGTAATTCCTAACGGGATAGACCCCCGCAGCTATGAACTCAACCTCCCGAAGGCGGATGCCCGAAAAGCTTTTAGTCTTCCCAAGGAAAAGTTTTTATTTGGAATGGCCGCAAGATTTAGAAAAGCGAAGGACCACCCCGGCCTAATAAAGGCTTTTTCAATGGTGCGGCGAGAAATGGAAAATGCCTGTCTTGTTTTGGCGGGTGACGGCCCCTTGCAGAACGAGATCCTGGAAGCTGTGGTTGCGCGGGAATTACGGGAGGCGGTCATTTTTCTGGGGAAAATCCCGCCCCAAGACATCCCCCTGCTGCTCCATGGACTGGATGTCTTCGTTCACCCTTCCTGGCGGGAAGGCATGCCGGCGGCCATTTTGGAGGCGATGGCGAGCGGGCTGCCGGTAATCGCCACGGATGCCGAGGGGGTTACAGATATCTTCGCCTGCGGTCTTGATTTTGGAAGAATGGTTGCCCGCGGAGAAACGGAAGCCTTGGCCCGGGCCATGCTCGAACTTTACCGCAAACCGCCCGAGAACCTGAAGGCCATGGGCCAGGCGGCGAAACTCCGAGTCAAGGAGGCGTTCACCCACGAGCGCATGGTTCAACAAACCGTCGATCTTTACAAGCATCACTTGTCCCGTTTCAGAACCACCCCTTGAAAACCCTCCGCCCATTGGATAGGAGAGGCCCGGGTTAGAGAGATTCTAAAATCTTCAGCGTCTCATCCACATTGCGCCCGATGGTAAACCCTTCGGCGCTCCGGCGGGCCATCTCTGCCATCTTCCGCCGCCTCGCCATGGGCATCGCCGCAAAGAGGCTGATGCGCGCGGCAATCTGATCCGCCAAATCGTCGGCGCCATCCAAAATAAACCCGGTTTCACCGTCCCGAACAATTTCCGCAGCGCCGTTGGCGGCGGTGGTAACAACCGGCAGGCCGCACGCCAGCGCCTCCAGGCAGACGTTGGCAAAGGGGTCATTCCGGGTGGGCAACACCAGCAAATCGGCCCTGCAGTAAAAAGCTTCCACCATCGGGGTCGGGCCGTGAAATCTGACGACCCTCGAAAGTCCCAAATTTTCTGCCATCCGCCGAAAGCTCTTTTCGTCCCCTCGGCCAACGACATCCAAAGAACAGACCACCGACGGGGGTTTGATCAGGCTGATTGCCCTGAGAAGATGCGCCAGGCCCTTGCGCCGGAAGTCCATCCCGACGAAAAGCAGGCGGGTGGTTTTGGAAACCGGCGCCGGCCTCGCCGCGGCCGAGAACTTGTCCAGATCGACGCCATTGTAGACCACATGAATCCGCTCCGGCGGATACCCGTAGAACTGATGCACCTGAGCTTTGGTCAATTTGGAATTGGTGATCACAACCCGGGTGTTGGCCGGATTGAAAATCGCCGCCTCCAAACGGAGAATGGCGCGGTGCCGGGGGTTGAGACGTTCCAGGGAAAACCGCCAGGGCGACCGGTAACGCTGTTTCATCCAGGCCGCATGCAGGGGGTCGGAGACGCGCAAGGCGTCGACCGGATAGCTGCGGGAGAGCGCGTAGACACGGTCCACCCGCAGTTGCTTCAACGCTTTCTGGCTATTGCGGTGAAATGAAAGGTTTTTGGCCGCCGAACCGAAGGCGCTGACCCGAATGGGAACATGCTGCAGATCCGGATGGAGGTCCTGGTCCATCCGCTGGGCCAGGACGAAAACCCGATGGCCTCTTCGGGCCAATTCCCGGCACAGGTTGGCACAGTATCTCTCGGCCCCGCCCCTCTGAAGCGAGCACTCCTTTCGGATAACGGCGATTCTCATGCTTGGGGCAACTTTCGGGGATGACTCCGACCCGGGGGAGTGGAGATTGTCAAAATCAGGCCGCACGGCTTGCATTCATCGGCACCGGGCGATCGTGGCCTGCTGCTGCCGCCAGCGGTTCTTCCATATTTTGGTTGCGGCGTGCTGGCGGAAAGCTCTCAGAATCATCTGGATCTTTCGCCGGCCTGCTGACGGACGGGCGCCGAGGTAGGCGGGGATAACGGTTTTTTCCAAAAGCGCCACCCATTTCCGCAAGGTTTTTTCTCTGGTGAATTCCCGGGCCCGCCGCCGGGCTTGTTCTCTGAATTTGCTGTATTCCTTTTTTTGCCGCAACCGGTCCAATGCCGCCAGGATGTCTTGGGGTGATGCGACCGCCAAATAGTCGTATGGGTGTCTTCGAAGCTCTGCGTAGGCGGGCTCATCGCCCAGCACGGAGGGAACCCCGGCCAACCAGGCATTGGTTAATTTGCTGGCTGGCTTGGTGCAAATTTCTATCTCGGGAATCCGCCTCAAGGCGATACTCGCATCAACCTCCCGATAATCGTGCCACCTCTTTTCATCATGGACCAGGCGAAGCCCCCTGCGGTTCAAAAACGCCTGAAAATCCGCACCAGAGAGTCTGCCATCGAGGTTTACCCGCCGACCGAAAAAGGCGATATTTTCCAGTCTATCCTTCCGCTTCGGGTCCCGCGGGATAAGACCCGGCTGGGGCCACTGGGGAAGGTAGAGGCCATTGGTTGTTGCGGCGCAAGATCGATTCTGGCAGACGGTCAAATCGGCCATGTAAAGGGGCGGG containing:
- a CDS encoding glycosyltransferase family 9 protein, whose translation is FLLGFTPRPTADPSQRNFARILAISTTAVGDTVLSTPCFNALRRLNPRARIVALIRDRYIPMFRTNPDLDGIIPHRKGWAGFLHNLNALKKENFDAAFVFHVSDPGPVGLAALAGIPFIAGKSLHPPFDPLFTLRTFPDYSRHTIARRLAILRLMYPGFSDWPTRLVLPQKKEETDRARQKMGAMWGRAGHRGPVVGLQPGASRPYKIWPQERFVDLARRLLATAPDLNILILGDKSEAALGKAIADGVEAPGRIVSLCGQTRIAELPAVISGLDFLVTNDTGSLHIAIAVGTPTLSLFAATDPGSSGPYQDQERHIVIAKPKPCGSGCVHKKCPLKPSCMTQITVAEVYQRAVAMLAKPSGRLALPTAEKIGVRP
- a CDS encoding lipopolysaccharide kinase InaA family protein → MKVYLFRGPLQRLKQKWRDAAVKEWDIARQIFGCCRGTPEPAAVGLARDSSYFINRSVAPCHTLGTFIDLKWEGLSRRQRYRLADNFSAFMLAIYNCGLFQTDYNLGNLLIQDETWKFFIIDMQAARIKKRGFLNTEEIAANLSFLLPVFPRIENRCKLRFFATLTRHHPELRKHLWRIQQKAFQKMRTHWLKKGVRNLKKSALQNYVDNTEGVRGYVDPSIAPGLRNHLTATPGRLFEFTEKTLKNSKRAKLAAIRFEGRRYILKRYNVKDWRHRLKRLLAPSLAWKIWKASRSMEMRAIPTSRLLAAVDVGKGFGYRCSYALYAYIDGVSEGFRDLQGAFTDDQKRPWVMRCLARLTWELHQKGVQHGDLKLSNIIWPCDGKKGPLRVIDLDAARFVRCLRDGQRISDLKNLASYFLMMDPDPAKTDLLFHAYVNLHLPWRHRRERLYRSFRRKTLRQFGHRLKREISRSPSPKQAV
- a CDS encoding glycosyltransferase, whose translation is MKNTILYFLDDPSRDKHFHQYILAGLVDAGFNPVVTYFWTAPDRRSSLQEAGFEILDLGCTPKSYKGFHPSLVAKIARALKTQHAIAAHVQRHHPLIYLAIAARWTGLPGLFYTIRIAKLIRTISRRLAFRLISAQISQVIAVSEGVKNDFLHRTGMAASKVVVIPNGIDPRSYELNLPKADARKAFSLPKEKFLFGMAARFRKAKDHPGLIKAFSMVRREMENACLVLAGDGPLQNEILEAVVARELREAVIFLGKIPPQDIPLLLHGLDVFVHPSWREGMPAAILEAMASGLPVIATDAEGVTDIFACGLDFGRMVARGETEALARAMLELYRKPPENLKAMGQAAKLRVKEAFTHERMVQQTVDLYKHHLSRFRTTP
- a CDS encoding glycosyltransferase family 4 protein, which produces MRIAVIRKECSLQRGGAERYCANLCRELARRGHRVFVLAQRMDQDLHPDLQHVPIRVSAFGSAAKNLSFHRNSQKALKQLRVDRVYALSRSYPVDALRVSDPLHAAWMKQRYRSPWRFSLERLNPRHRAILRLEAAIFNPANTRVVITNSKLTKAQVHQFYGYPPERIHVVYNGVDLDKFSAAARPAPVSKTTRLLFVGMDFRRKGLAHLLRAISLIKPPSVVCSLDVVGRGDEKSFRRMAENLGLSRVVRFHGPTPMVEAFYCRADLLVLPTRNDPFANVCLEALACGLPVVTTAANGAAEIVRDGETGFILDGADDLADQIAARISLFAAMPMARRRKMAEMARRSAEGFTIGRNVDETLKILESL